In Pseudodesulfovibrio hydrargyri, a single window of DNA contains:
- a CDS encoding aldehyde ferredoxin oxidoreductase family protein, whose amino-acid sequence MSRILRINCRTKEYSFEDDGPYAGLGGRALTSRVINKEVPATCHPLSGENKLVIATGLMGGSTAANSGRVSVGTKSPLTGGIKESNSGGLFAHKMPKMGLKAIILEDKPEEGAPFSTLFITEDKVEFRDAADITGLDTYPGHDKLLAQYGDKLCAAMIGPAGETLRKTATIQFTDPYKRPARSAGRGGTGAVLGSKKIKAIVLDPEVNIKVSAANADAFKEARSTWVSILKGHPVTSQGLPGFGTSVLVNIINEAGALPTKNFRYGQCDHAAEISGEKIADVIKERGGKTTEGCHTGCIIQCSQQYNDADGNYVTSGFEYETVWALGANALIKDIDDIARIDRICDEKGMDTIEIGNTVAVAMDGGIIPWGDGKAAIELLEKIGSGDPLAMIIGNGVDFAGGAFGVDRLPTVKGQSMPAYDPRAVKGVGVTYATTAMGADHTAGYGVTANVLGVGGSVDGHKKEGNVELSKNLQVATAAIDSMGFCLFVAFAVLDSDNGVQTMADLVQSWTGNDFSVDDLVALGAGAMQDEQDFNERAGFSKVDDQLPRFFETDPLPPHNVTWDYTVEELQGAKA is encoded by the coding sequence ATGTCAAGAATCCTGAGAATCAACTGTAGGACAAAGGAATATTCCTTTGAGGACGACGGCCCCTACGCCGGGCTCGGCGGACGGGCCCTGACCTCCCGGGTCATCAACAAGGAAGTCCCGGCCACCTGCCATCCCCTGTCCGGGGAGAACAAGCTGGTCATCGCCACCGGCCTCATGGGCGGCTCCACCGCCGCCAACTCCGGCCGTGTGTCCGTGGGCACCAAGTCCCCGCTGACCGGCGGCATCAAGGAGTCGAACTCCGGCGGCCTGTTCGCCCACAAGATGCCCAAAATGGGCCTCAAGGCGATCATCCTCGAGGACAAGCCCGAGGAAGGCGCTCCCTTCTCCACCCTGTTCATCACCGAGGACAAGGTCGAATTTCGCGACGCCGCCGACATCACCGGCCTGGACACCTACCCCGGCCACGACAAGCTCCTGGCCCAGTACGGCGACAAGCTCTGCGCGGCCATGATCGGCCCGGCCGGCGAGACCCTGCGCAAGACCGCCACCATCCAGTTCACCGACCCGTACAAGCGGCCCGCCCGTTCCGCCGGACGCGGCGGCACCGGCGCGGTCCTGGGCTCCAAGAAGATCAAGGCCATCGTCCTCGACCCCGAGGTCAACATCAAGGTCTCGGCCGCCAACGCGGACGCCTTCAAGGAAGCCCGCTCCACCTGGGTCTCCATCCTCAAGGGCCATCCGGTCACGTCCCAGGGACTGCCCGGCTTCGGCACCTCCGTGTTGGTCAACATCATCAATGAAGCGGGCGCACTGCCCACCAAGAACTTCCGCTACGGCCAGTGCGATCACGCCGCCGAAATCTCCGGCGAGAAGATCGCCGACGTCATCAAGGAGCGCGGCGGCAAGACCACCGAGGGCTGCCACACCGGCTGCATCATCCAGTGCTCCCAGCAGTACAACGACGCGGACGGCAACTACGTGACCTCCGGCTTCGAGTACGAGACCGTCTGGGCCTTGGGCGCCAACGCCCTGATCAAGGACATTGACGACATCGCCCGGATCGACCGCATCTGCGACGAAAAGGGCATGGACACCATCGAGATCGGCAACACCGTCGCCGTGGCCATGGACGGCGGCATCATCCCCTGGGGTGACGGCAAGGCCGCCATCGAACTGCTTGAGAAGATCGGCTCCGGCGATCCCCTGGCCATGATCATCGGCAACGGCGTGGACTTCGCCGGCGGCGCGTTCGGCGTGGACCGCCTGCCCACGGTCAAGGGCCAGTCCATGCCCGCCTACGACCCGCGCGCGGTCAAGGGCGTGGGCGTGACCTACGCCACCACCGCCATGGGCGCGGACCACACCGCCGGGTACGGCGTCACCGCCAACGTCCTGGGCGTGGGCGGTTCCGTCGACGGTCACAAGAAGGAAGGCAACGTCGAACTGTCCAAGAACCTCCAGGTGGCCACCGCGGCCATCGACTCCATGGGCTTCTGCCTGTTCGTGGCCTTCGCGGTCCTGGATTCCGACAACGGCGTCCAGACCATGGCCGACCTGGTCCAGTCCTGGACCGGCAACGACTTCTCCGTGGACGACCTGGTCGCCCTGGGCGCGGGTGCCATGCAGGACGAACAGGACTTCAACGAGCGCGCGGGATTCTCCAAGGTCGACGACCAGCTGCCCCGCTTCTTCGAGACCGATCCCCTGCCGCCCCACAACGTCACCTGGGACTACACCGTGGAAGAACTCCAGGGCGCCAAGGCCTAG
- a CDS encoding HesA/MoeB/ThiF family protein — translation MSASLEDSIRGLAQSRALPWGGTGPVLDVLDVAALAEKHGLPGHEIEALALNQDVTPARYLRNRRSVSREDQIRLLRASVALVGLGGLGGSLLEQFLRLGIGRVRAADGDLFEASNLNRQALSTLDGLGREKTRAARLRAEAVNPSTTLETRSEFLTTEALPGFLDSCALAVDALGGLDMRGHLQRAASRAGIPLVTGALAGWSGYVAVVMPGQLGPADLMGTNNGGEEKLGCPAPAVNLVASLMASEVVNVLTGAPTLAGRMLLVDLRSHTFETVSL, via the coding sequence TTGAGCGCCTCCCTTGAGGACTCCATCCGAGGTCTCGCGCAGTCCCGCGCCCTGCCCTGGGGCGGCACCGGGCCGGTCCTGGACGTCCTGGATGTGGCCGCACTGGCCGAAAAGCACGGCCTGCCGGGCCACGAAATCGAGGCCCTGGCGCTCAACCAGGACGTCACGCCCGCCCGCTACCTGCGCAACCGCCGGTCCGTCAGCCGCGAGGACCAGATCCGCCTGCTCAGGGCCAGCGTCGCCCTGGTGGGGCTCGGCGGCCTGGGCGGCTCCCTGCTGGAGCAGTTCCTGCGTCTGGGCATCGGCCGCGTACGCGCGGCGGACGGCGACCTTTTCGAGGCTTCGAACCTGAACCGTCAGGCGTTGTCCACCCTGGACGGGCTGGGCCGGGAAAAGACCCGCGCGGCCCGGCTGCGGGCCGAGGCGGTCAACCCCTCGACCACCCTGGAGACGCGCTCCGAATTTCTCACCACCGAGGCCCTGCCCGGTTTTCTCGACAGCTGCGCGCTGGCCGTGGACGCCCTGGGCGGCCTGGACATGCGCGGACACCTGCAACGGGCCGCGTCCCGGGCGGGCATCCCCCTGGTGACCGGGGCCTTGGCCGGTTGGAGCGGGTACGTCGCGGTGGTCATGCCTGGGCAACTCGGCCCGGCCGACCTCATGGGCACGAACAACGGCGGCGAGGAGAAGCTCGGCTGTCCGGCCCCGGCCGTGAACCTGGTGGCCTCGCTCATGGCCTCGGAGGTGGTCAACGTCCTGACCGGCGCGCCGACCCTGGCCGGA
- a CDS encoding MoaD/ThiS family protein yields MGIELKCFATLRDHLPENSDDYPVEPGETVRSLVNRLGIPEEEVTIVFINALRSDLDSEIRDGDRVGLFPPVGGG; encoded by the coding sequence ATGGGAATTGAACTCAAATGCTTCGCCACCCTGCGGGACCACCTGCCGGAGAACAGCGACGACTACCCCGTGGAGCCGGGCGAGACCGTCCGCTCCCTGGTGAACAGGCTCGGCATCCCGGAAGAGGAAGTGACCATCGTGTTCATCAACGCCCTGCGCTCCGACCTGGACAGCGAGATCAGGGACGGCGACCGCGTGGGGCTGTTTCCCCCGGTGGGCGGAGGCTAG